In the genome of Haloarcula sp. CBA1129, one region contains:
- the gdhB gene encoding glutamate dehydrogenase GdhB, protein MGQKLNSASPSGDSSTPSEPESALETARLQLHRAADHLDIDPNIVERLRHPQNVHEVTVPIERDDGTVDVFTGYRAQHNNVRGPYKGGLRYHPDVTRDECVGLGIWMTWKCAVMDLPFGGAKGGIAVNPKTLSRDEKERLTRRFAQELREVIGPNRDIPAPDMGTDPQTMAWLMDAYSMQEGETSPGVVTGKPPVVGGSEGREDAPGRSVAIITQQVCKYYDQPLAETTVAVQGYGSVGANAARLLDEQGASVVAISDVNGAMYDPDGIDTATVPSHDEEPEAVTEYADTVISNDELLTLDVDVLIPAALGNVITEANADDIAADFVVEGANGPTTSTADSILAERDVVVIPDILANAGGVTVSYFEWLQDINRRSWSLERVNDELDEEMRAAWDAVRTEFEKRDITWRDAAYIVALSRIATAHETRGLWP, encoded by the coding sequence ATGGGACAGAAACTGAACTCCGCTTCTCCTTCTGGAGACTCGTCGACACCGTCTGAGCCGGAATCAGCGCTCGAAACAGCCCGTCTGCAACTCCACCGAGCCGCGGACCACCTCGATATCGACCCGAACATCGTCGAACGACTCAGGCATCCGCAAAACGTTCACGAAGTCACCGTCCCGATTGAGCGGGACGATGGCACAGTCGACGTGTTCACCGGCTATCGAGCCCAACACAATAACGTCAGAGGGCCGTACAAAGGCGGGCTTCGGTATCACCCCGACGTGACGAGGGACGAATGCGTCGGACTCGGGATCTGGATGACTTGGAAATGCGCGGTGATGGACCTCCCCTTCGGCGGTGCGAAAGGGGGTATCGCAGTCAATCCGAAAACGCTGAGCCGAGACGAAAAAGAACGGCTCACCCGCCGGTTCGCACAGGAACTCCGCGAGGTCATCGGTCCGAACCGAGATATTCCCGCTCCGGATATGGGAACCGACCCACAGACGATGGCATGGCTGATGGACGCCTACTCCATGCAAGAAGGCGAGACGAGTCCGGGCGTCGTCACCGGCAAGCCGCCGGTCGTCGGCGGGAGCGAAGGGCGTGAAGACGCGCCCGGCCGGAGCGTCGCGATTATCACGCAGCAGGTCTGTAAGTACTACGACCAACCGCTGGCGGAGACCACGGTCGCCGTACAGGGCTACGGTAGTGTCGGTGCGAACGCAGCACGGTTGCTCGACGAACAGGGCGCGTCTGTGGTCGCGATCAGCGACGTGAACGGGGCAATGTACGACCCCGACGGCATCGATACAGCGACAGTTCCGTCACACGACGAGGAACCGGAAGCGGTCACCGAATACGCTGACACCGTAATTTCGAACGACGAACTGCTGACGCTGGATGTTGACGTCCTCATCCCGGCAGCACTCGGGAACGTCATCACCGAGGCGAACGCGGACGACATCGCCGCGGATTTCGTCGTCGAAGGGGCGAACGGCCCGACCACGTCCACTGCTGACTCGATTCTCGCCGAGCGAGATGTGGTAGTGATTCCGGATATTCTGGCAAACGCCGGTGGCGTCACGGTGAGTTACTTCGAGTGGCTACAGGATATCAACCGTCGGTCGTGGTCACTCGAGCGAGTGAACGACGAACTCGACGAGGAGATGCGGGCAGCTTGGGATGCAGTCCGGACGGAGTTCGAAAAGCGCGACATCACGTGGCGCGATGCGGCGTACATTGTCGCCCTGTCCCGTATTGCGACGGCCCACGAAACACGCGGGCTCTGGCCGTAG
- a CDS encoding PAS domain S-box protein: MSYTGGGTPDAIHVLYINDDGDFAELAQTKLANISSDFDVTTVGTVEAALELLGTSTVDCVVTSYSLPDGTGIDLLNQLQAEQYELPTILFTGRGSERIASEATQAGVSDYIPINAGQNNFELLARRIRTLAEAARKQVVAERLSDRFQRTLERATDAIYAVDDEWQIEYINEKMARRVDRDPDAIVGATIWEEFPSIVGTELEDKYRTAMETGEPVAFEQRLGEPFNYWIEVRAFPDNDGLTVFSRETTVERERELELERSETILENIHDAVFVLNDEGIVEFANAASKRLIAGDQSAQITGQQLETVVGDRISASDAEQFTAAVDATLEDIEGDGGVTGLYDADLQLDITTGGDKRTFDVRVAPFQSNKSRQALVVARDITEQSDVKRQLERERDALRELQTIIARSDASAETRLRELLELGCQTLGLDVGIVSHIQGDAYTVKSVHAPDAEIESGDQFDLESTYCEEVVGTDSVCSFADAVTDGRETHPAYREFELESYIGVPLVVDGDRYGTVNFSSPTTRVAPFGALERTFVELLSELVSAEISRGQDRADLQRQEFLFERVQDIAEIGVWEYFPSTGDLDWSDGVRRIHGVDDEYAPTLDDAVEFYHPDDRETITEAVARALEDREPYDLDLRIVRTDGEVRDVRAWGERVDDTQDDEPVLRGVFQDITERKAEERAHRELAQEYEALLNTSGDAIFMLDVETAGDEPSFEFARLSPGYESQTGLTTDEVRGQTPREVFGDDRGAELAANYTRCVEQREPISYQEELDIADDARFWDTSLAPVTLGDEIVRIVGIARNVTEQVERERELETTNQRLESLIDATPLTVMEIDTDGTVVRWNDGAENMFGWSREEVLGESNPMIPDERQSEFASHRDRALSGKPIRGKEVRRERKDGEKLDLLLSVAPITAPDGEITSVLAVLEDITEQKQLESKLRSLQETAQRLSAAQSSDEIGDIAVEAAVDILGFELTGIWEYADQTDELIPLTASAATRELLDELPRLEAGETLAWEAFEASELRRYDDLQSVTSLDEADTELRRGLFVPLGEFGLIGVGAPQERTFSEADVDLFQILGATVKAAFTRASRETELQRQNERLDEFASVVAHDLRNPLSIAIGFLDIVEETGDLTHLDRIESAHDRMERLIDDLLTLARGETTVTETKQIDLKTMTTEAWGYVDTAEATLTVAETVPTVAGDASRLTQLFENLFRNAIEHGGKDVTVTVGQLEDGDGFYVADDGDGIPPAKRGEVLEHGVTSTKGGTGFGLSIVEDIAKAHGWTVRVTAGAAGGARFEFCY, translated from the coding sequence ATGTCGTATACAGGTGGTGGAACTCCCGATGCCATTCATGTTCTATATATTAACGACGATGGTGATTTTGCCGAGTTAGCGCAGACGAAACTCGCGAATATCTCGTCGGATTTTGATGTCACAACTGTCGGGACTGTAGAAGCGGCCCTCGAATTGCTTGGGACTTCGACGGTCGATTGTGTGGTCACCTCGTACTCACTGCCGGACGGGACGGGAATCGACCTCTTGAATCAGCTCCAAGCCGAACAGTACGAGCTACCGACGATACTGTTTACCGGCCGGGGGAGCGAGCGAATCGCGAGCGAAGCAACACAGGCGGGCGTCTCCGATTACATCCCGATCAATGCGGGCCAGAACAATTTCGAGTTGCTCGCGCGCCGCATCCGGACACTCGCCGAGGCTGCCCGCAAACAAGTGGTCGCCGAGCGGCTGTCTGACCGCTTCCAGCGGACGCTCGAACGCGCAACTGACGCGATATATGCCGTCGACGACGAGTGGCAAATTGAATACATAAACGAGAAGATGGCTAGGCGTGTCGACCGCGATCCCGACGCTATCGTCGGTGCCACAATCTGGGAAGAGTTCCCCTCGATAGTTGGAACAGAGCTCGAAGACAAGTACCGGACCGCGATGGAGACCGGCGAACCGGTGGCGTTCGAGCAACGCTTGGGAGAGCCGTTTAATTACTGGATCGAAGTGCGGGCATTCCCGGACAATGACGGTCTCACTGTCTTTTCACGCGAAACAACGGTCGAACGGGAGCGAGAACTGGAACTGGAGCGCAGTGAGACGATACTCGAAAACATCCACGACGCTGTGTTCGTCCTCAATGATGAGGGGATAGTCGAATTCGCGAACGCGGCTTCGAAACGATTGATCGCCGGAGACCAGTCGGCGCAGATCACGGGACAGCAGCTAGAGACTGTTGTGGGTGACCGGATCTCTGCGTCTGATGCGGAGCAATTTACAGCGGCAGTTGATGCAACGCTTGAGGACATAGAGGGCGACGGTGGCGTCACGGGATTGTACGACGCGGACCTGCAACTCGATATCACGACCGGGGGCGATAAACGGACGTTTGATGTTCGAGTTGCACCGTTCCAGAGCAACAAGAGCCGTCAGGCGCTCGTCGTCGCTCGGGACATCACGGAACAAAGCGACGTCAAGCGACAGTTGGAGCGCGAGCGCGACGCGCTCCGGGAACTCCAGACCATTATTGCGAGGAGTGATGCCTCGGCCGAAACACGCCTTCGCGAGCTTCTTGAATTAGGGTGTCAAACGCTGGGCCTCGATGTCGGTATCGTCTCGCACATTCAGGGCGATGCGTACACGGTCAAATCAGTGCACGCGCCGGATGCCGAGATCGAATCCGGGGATCAGTTCGACCTCGAATCGACGTACTGCGAAGAAGTCGTGGGCACAGATTCAGTCTGTTCGTTCGCAGACGCGGTCACTGATGGAAGAGAAACCCATCCCGCGTACCGTGAGTTCGAGTTAGAGTCGTACATTGGCGTCCCACTCGTCGTCGACGGGGACCGGTACGGGACGGTCAATTTTTCCAGTCCCACAACGCGAGTCGCCCCCTTCGGAGCGCTTGAGCGGACGTTCGTCGAGTTGCTCTCTGAGCTCGTGAGCGCCGAAATCTCGCGGGGGCAAGACCGGGCGGACCTACAGCGCCAAGAGTTCCTGTTCGAGCGAGTGCAAGACATCGCAGAAATCGGCGTCTGGGAGTACTTCCCGTCAACGGGCGACCTCGACTGGTCGGATGGGGTCCGTCGGATTCACGGCGTTGACGACGAGTACGCCCCGACTCTCGATGATGCGGTTGAGTTCTACCATCCCGACGACAGAGAGACGATTACGGAGGCAGTTGCTCGGGCACTCGAGGACCGGGAACCGTACGATCTCGATCTCCGCATCGTTCGGACTGACGGGGAGGTACGCGATGTGCGGGCATGGGGCGAGCGCGTCGACGACACGCAGGACGACGAGCCTGTGCTACGGGGCGTGTTTCAGGACATCACGGAGCGAAAAGCCGAGGAGCGAGCACACCGAGAACTTGCACAGGAGTACGAGGCACTGCTCAACACCTCCGGGGACGCCATCTTCATGCTCGATGTCGAGACGGCCGGTGACGAGCCATCGTTCGAGTTTGCTCGACTCAGCCCCGGGTATGAGTCACAGACTGGGCTCACGACCGACGAAGTCCGGGGCCAGACGCCACGGGAGGTCTTCGGTGACGACCGCGGTGCCGAACTCGCGGCGAACTACACTCGCTGTGTCGAACAGCGTGAGCCAATCTCGTATCAAGAAGAGTTGGACATCGCTGACGACGCGCGGTTCTGGGATACCAGCCTCGCGCCGGTCACCCTCGGCGACGAGATCGTCCGGATCGTCGGTATTGCCCGCAACGTAACCGAACAGGTCGAGCGGGAACGCGAACTCGAGACGACGAACCAGCGGCTGGAATCACTCATCGACGCGACGCCGCTCACCGTCATGGAAATCGACACTGACGGGACCGTCGTCCGCTGGAACGACGGGGCCGAAAACATGTTCGGCTGGTCGCGCGAAGAGGTGCTTGGGGAATCCAATCCGATGATCCCGGACGAGCGACAATCTGAGTTCGCGTCCCACCGGGACCGCGCACTGAGCGGCAAGCCGATTCGCGGCAAAGAGGTACGCCGGGAACGGAAAGACGGCGAGAAGCTAGATCTGCTCCTGTCGGTCGCCCCGATCACGGCTCCGGACGGTGAGATAACGAGCGTACTGGCCGTGCTGGAGGATATCACTGAGCAGAAACAGTTGGAGTCGAAGCTCCGCTCACTGCAGGAGACTGCACAGCGGCTCAGTGCTGCACAGTCGAGTGACGAGATCGGGGACATCGCTGTCGAGGCTGCCGTCGATATTCTCGGGTTCGAGCTGACCGGGATCTGGGAGTACGCCGACCAGACCGACGAACTCATCCCGCTGACAGCGAGTGCAGCCACGAGAGAGCTACTCGATGAGTTGCCACGTTTGGAAGCCGGCGAGACGCTTGCGTGGGAAGCGTTCGAGGCGTCGGAGCTGCGTCGGTACGACGACCTCCAGTCCGTAACATCACTCGACGAGGCCGACACGGAACTCAGAAGAGGCCTGTTTGTCCCCTTAGGCGAGTTTGGACTTATCGGCGTCGGGGCACCACAGGAACGGACCTTCTCTGAGGCGGACGTGGACCTGTTCCAGATACTGGGCGCGACTGTCAAGGCAGCGTTCACGCGCGCGAGCCGGGAAACCGAACTACAGCGACAGAACGAACGACTCGATGAGTTTGCCAGTGTCGTCGCCCACGACCTCCGGAATCCGCTGTCCATCGCTATCGGGTTTCTCGACATCGTCGAGGAGACGGGCGATCTCACTCACCTAGACCGTATCGAGTCGGCACACGACCGCATGGAGCGGTTGATCGACGACCTCCTTACGCTGGCGCGCGGCGAGACCACGGTTACGGAGACGAAACAGATCGACCTCAAGACAATGACAACAGAGGCGTGGGGGTACGTCGACACCGCCGAAGCAACGCTGACGGTTGCCGAGACAGTCCCGACAGTGGCCGGTGACGCCAGCCGATTGACACAACTGTTCGAGAACCTCTTCAGAAACGCAATCGAGCACGGTGGGAAAGATGTCACAGTCACCGTCGGGCAGCTAGAGGACGGTGACGGGTTCTACGTCGCGGACGACGGCGACGGGATTCCACCGGCGAAACGTGGAGAAGTACTCGAACACGGCGTCACATCTACCAAAGGGGGCACTGGCTTCGGCCTCTCGATAGTGGAAGACATCGCTAAAGCGCACGGCTGGACCGTCCGTGTAACGGCGGGTGCTGCTGGTGGGGCACGGTTCGAGTTCTGCTACTGA
- a CDS encoding HAMP domain-containing sensor histidine kinase translates to MHSATIYSSTAIGKPCAAGTGVYNLRFGSASCSENTIEHAGIDVTVVVGGISEDANGFYIEDDGLGIPAEDRDKVFEAGHSTSESGTGLGLSVVKRVADAHDWNIRVTESSMGGTRFESTGLEVIE, encoded by the coding sequence ATGCACTCAGCTACCATCTACTCGTCCACCGCTATCGGTAAACCATGCGCCGCTGGCACCGGAGTCTATAATCTGAGATTTGGGTCAGCATCATGCTCCGAGAACACGATTGAGCACGCAGGCATAGATGTCACTGTCGTCGTCGGGGGGATTTCCGAGGACGCCAACGGATTCTACATCGAAGACGACGGCCTTGGAATCCCCGCTGAAGACCGCGACAAGGTGTTTGAGGCTGGCCACTCGACTTCAGAATCTGGGACTGGACTGGGCCTCAGCGTCGTCAAGCGAGTCGCTGACGCTCACGATTGGAATATTCGCGTCACTGAGAGCTCAATGGGTGGGACACGATTTGAGAGTACTGGTCTCGAAGTCATCGAGTGA
- a CDS encoding guanosine monophosphate reductase — MNELRTGLSYGDVLLVPKRSPVDSRSDIDLSTPLTPTVELDTPLVSAAMDTVTEAELAIELSRSGGFGVLHRFLTPGEQAEQVEQAKAADEQIGAAVGINEDYVARSAAVIGAGVDALVVDVAHGHLDRAVDAVETLADEFPDTDLIAGNVATPAGVEDLAAAGADCVKVGIGPGSHCTTRKVAGAGVPQLTAVDDCATAAEDLAVTICADGGIRTSGDAVKALMAGADTVMLGSLFAGTEEAPGAVVEVDGTRYKRSRGMATTAAAEDRDDKQNNVSADEGVEALTPYKGPVAAVAEEFCAGVRSGLSYCGGHTITGARDKAEFIRVAQSAKEREGFHTDHDWEGVNVESEVTQVRDAGTEPTVDSDD, encoded by the coding sequence ATGAACGAGTTACGTACTGGGTTGAGTTATGGCGACGTTCTTCTCGTCCCGAAACGATCTCCGGTCGACAGTCGGAGCGACATTGACCTCTCGACGCCCCTTACTCCCACCGTCGAGCTAGACACGCCGCTCGTCTCCGCCGCGATGGACACCGTCACCGAGGCAGAACTGGCAATCGAGCTTTCGCGCTCGGGTGGGTTTGGGGTACTGCACCGATTCCTTACGCCCGGAGAACAGGCCGAACAGGTCGAGCAGGCGAAGGCAGCGGACGAACAGATCGGTGCGGCAGTCGGCATCAACGAAGATTACGTTGCACGGAGTGCGGCCGTGATTGGGGCCGGTGTCGATGCACTCGTCGTTGACGTGGCCCATGGCCATCTCGACCGGGCGGTCGACGCCGTCGAAACCCTCGCTGACGAGTTTCCCGACACCGATCTCATCGCCGGCAACGTCGCGACGCCCGCGGGTGTCGAAGACCTCGCCGCCGCCGGGGCTGATTGTGTCAAAGTCGGTATCGGACCCGGGTCCCATTGTACCACCCGAAAGGTCGCTGGTGCCGGCGTCCCCCAGCTGACTGCCGTCGATGACTGTGCCACAGCAGCCGAAGACTTGGCTGTCACTATCTGTGCAGACGGCGGGATTCGCACGTCCGGTGATGCGGTGAAGGCCCTCATGGCCGGAGCCGATACCGTGATGCTTGGGAGTCTCTTTGCCGGCACGGAGGAGGCTCCCGGTGCAGTCGTCGAAGTCGATGGGACGCGGTACAAGCGATCACGAGGGATGGCGACCACCGCCGCGGCCGAGGACCGCGATGATAAACAGAACAACGTCAGCGCCGACGAAGGGGTTGAAGCACTGACCCCATACAAAGGTCCGGTCGCTGCCGTCGCCGAGGAGTTCTGTGCCGGGGTTCGTTCCGGCCTCTCCTACTGTGGCGGGCATACCATCACTGGGGCCCGCGACAAGGCGGAGTTCATCCGTGTCGCCCAGAGTGCGAAAGAACGCGAGGGGTTCCACACGGACCACGACTGGGAAGGTGTCAACGTTGAGAGTGAAGTGACACAGGTTCGCGACGCCGGCACCGAGCCGACTGTCGACAGCGACGACTGA
- the fdhF gene encoding formate dehydrogenase subunit alpha: MSDNQGQNPRAEETVCPYCGVGCTIAYAGNGKATGTAGPVNTSGEVCPKGVAAFDVVTHEDRLTEPLVREGGRFVTAPWETALNRVADALTEIIDQHGPNAVEFFASSNCTNEENYVFQKLARMLGTNNVDNCARLCHSSTVAAMSERLGAGAMTNTLDDLAETDCLLVTGANPAEQHPVIFRSYFLPAIRNGATLIHIDPRETATTDAADIHLDVRPGCDIQLLNSMAKVVLEDGLVDESFIEERTTGYADLTAHLDDVDIESGADVAGVSPETVREAARAYAEADRAAIVTGMGMSQHTSGTDNVHALLNLALLTGNVGRPGTGVNPLRGQNNVQGAGDVGALPSVLPGYEPVTDPEARQRIADEWGVEPPSEPGLTETTATHQFGDEVRAAVVFGENPAVTEPNANSVRAGFDDLDFCVVIDLFETATVDHADVVLPGSSWAEKAGTVTNTDRRVMRMRPNADLPGNARRDLDILTALGERLVGQSEAFDYDGPEDIFEELTRVNPLYAGMSYDGIGDSYQRWPFPADADSGTDVLHTETFASGEQTAPLLPVSPTPPADAVSEDQLVLTTGRALQHFNSGALTRRSETLMRMRGEDVLEIHPDDATARGIEDGDTVVVENDRGSVTVSAAVTAAIRSGVVFCTFHYLDPLANALTGDALDPVAEIPEYKHSAVQVRKPA; the protein is encoded by the coding sequence ATGAGTGACAATCAGGGCCAAAACCCCCGGGCCGAGGAGACAGTCTGTCCGTACTGTGGCGTCGGCTGTACGATAGCGTACGCGGGCAACGGCAAAGCAACCGGTACAGCGGGGCCTGTGAACACGAGCGGTGAGGTCTGTCCGAAGGGTGTGGCTGCATTCGACGTGGTGACACACGAGGATCGACTGACGGAACCGCTCGTCCGTGAGGGCGGTCGCTTCGTCACTGCACCATGGGAAACTGCCCTGAACCGTGTCGCTGATGCACTCACGGAAATCATCGACCAGCACGGGCCAAACGCCGTCGAGTTCTTCGCCTCGTCGAACTGTACGAACGAGGAGAACTACGTCTTCCAGAAGCTCGCGCGGATGCTCGGTACCAACAACGTCGACAACTGCGCTCGCCTCTGTCATTCGTCGACCGTCGCCGCAATGAGCGAGCGCCTCGGTGCCGGAGCGATGACGAACACACTCGATGACCTCGCCGAAACCGACTGTCTGCTCGTCACCGGGGCGAACCCGGCCGAACAGCACCCGGTCATCTTCCGTTCGTACTTCTTGCCGGCGATCCGAAACGGAGCGACACTCATCCATATCGACCCGCGCGAAACGGCCACGACCGATGCGGCCGACATCCACCTCGACGTCCGTCCCGGATGCGATATCCAGCTCCTCAATTCGATGGCGAAAGTCGTACTCGAGGATGGACTCGTCGACGAGTCGTTCATCGAGGAGCGAACGACCGGCTACGCGGACTTGACAGCACATCTCGACGACGTCGACATCGAATCGGGTGCCGACGTAGCCGGTGTTTCCCCAGAAACCGTCAGGGAGGCAGCCAGAGCGTATGCCGAAGCCGACAGAGCGGCAATCGTCACCGGAATGGGGATGAGCCAGCACACGTCCGGGACCGACAACGTCCACGCGCTGTTGAATCTCGCGCTGCTGACCGGCAACGTCGGCCGGCCGGGGACCGGTGTGAACCCGCTTCGTGGCCAGAACAACGTTCAGGGGGCCGGCGACGTCGGCGCGCTTCCCAGCGTACTCCCCGGCTACGAGCCCGTAACGGACCCGGAAGCCCGACAGCGTATCGCCGACGAGTGGGGCGTCGAGCCGCCAAGCGAGCCCGGCTTGACGGAGACGACTGCGACACACCAGTTCGGTGACGAGGTCCGGGCCGCGGTCGTGTTCGGTGAGAACCCGGCCGTCACCGAGCCTAACGCCAACTCCGTCAGGGCTGGCTTCGACGACCTCGATTTCTGCGTCGTTATCGACCTCTTCGAGACAGCGACCGTCGACCATGCCGATGTCGTGCTTCCGGGCAGCAGTTGGGCGGAGAAAGCGGGGACGGTGACCAACACGGACCGGCGAGTGATGCGGATGCGACCGAACGCTGATCTGCCCGGGAACGCTCGCCGTGACCTCGACATCCTCACGGCCCTCGGCGAGCGACTGGTCGGCCAGTCGGAGGCGTTCGACTACGACGGGCCGGAAGACATATTCGAGGAGCTAACGCGGGTCAATCCGCTGTACGCCGGCATGAGTTACGACGGCATCGGGGACAGCTACCAGCGGTGGCCGTTCCCGGCCGACGCCGATTCCGGAACCGACGTGCTCCACACGGAGACGTTCGCTTCGGGCGAGCAAACGGCACCGCTACTCCCAGTGTCGCCGACGCCGCCGGCCGATGCCGTCTCCGAGGACCAACTCGTTCTCACGACGGGGCGTGCGCTCCAACACTTCAACAGCGGCGCACTCACTCGGCGGTCGGAGACGCTCATGCGAATGCGCGGGGAGGACGTCCTCGAAATCCATCCGGACGATGCCACCGCTCGCGGTATCGAGGACGGCGATACCGTCGTCGTCGAGAACGACCGCGGCAGCGTGACAGTGTCGGCGGCCGTGACGGCGGCCATTCGGTCAGGAGTCGTGTTCTGTACGTTCCACTATCTGGATCCGCTCGCAAACGCCCTGACCGGCGATGCCCTCGACCCCGTCGCCGAGATTCCCGAGTACAAACATTCGGCAGTGCAGGTGCGAAAGCCAGCGTAG